A window of Tautonia plasticadhaerens contains these coding sequences:
- a CDS encoding class I SAM-dependent DNA methyltransferase — MATNIQINGRRLTTQHSVNAAIKSICNIMRRSNCAGAMQYVPELTWILFLRILDEQEAQEAERAETVGAEFIPSISEPYRWRDWAAPPDDSLFAEKSNGCPIGWKRRELTEGGSLGSFKSFVNDDLIPHLRSLRKRPDATPRQKIIGEIMTAVERVRIDTDKNLLDVLDRVHALRNGHIDPTHVFALSQVYEGLLLKMGEKGNDGGQFFTPREIIRGMVRAVDPQWGETVYDCCTGTGGFLAQSYEHMRDALGQEATADQIETLKRRTFYGREKENLIFPIALANLVLHGIDQPKLWHGNTLTDVAAYADLFHDAPAQFEVILTNPPFGGKEGKEAQTRFAYKTGATQVLFLQHVIDSLAPGGRCGIVLDEGILFRSNETAFVQTKRKLLDECDLWSIVSLPGGVFSAAGAGVKTNLLFFTKGRPTERIWYYDVSDVKVGKKTPFTVDRFADFFRLLPDRADSERSWTVERADIEAKRYDLKAVNPNARGDQDRRTPEELLDIIEAKGREVAEALSALRAALADGRPGP; from the coding sequence ATGGCGACGAACATCCAAATCAACGGCCGACGATTGACGACTCAGCACTCGGTCAATGCTGCGATCAAAAGCATTTGTAACATTATGCGTCGGTCCAACTGCGCCGGCGCAATGCAGTACGTTCCCGAACTGACTTGGATCTTGTTCCTCCGCATCCTCGATGAGCAGGAAGCTCAGGAAGCCGAGCGGGCGGAGACAGTCGGGGCCGAGTTCATCCCCTCGATCAGCGAGCCGTACCGCTGGCGGGATTGGGCCGCCCCGCCCGATGATTCCCTTTTCGCCGAGAAGTCGAATGGCTGCCCGATCGGCTGGAAACGTCGGGAGTTGACCGAGGGCGGGTCGCTCGGCTCGTTCAAGTCATTCGTCAATGACGACCTGATCCCTCACTTGCGGAGCCTCCGAAAACGTCCCGACGCGACGCCGCGACAGAAGATTATCGGGGAGATTATGACCGCCGTCGAGCGGGTTCGCATCGACACCGACAAGAACTTGCTCGACGTCCTGGATCGGGTCCATGCGCTCAGGAACGGCCACATCGACCCGACGCACGTCTTCGCCCTCTCGCAAGTTTATGAGGGCCTCTTACTCAAGATGGGCGAGAAGGGGAACGACGGCGGCCAGTTCTTCACCCCCCGCGAAATCATCCGGGGAATGGTCCGGGCCGTCGATCCCCAATGGGGCGAGACGGTCTATGATTGCTGTACCGGGACCGGGGGCTTCCTCGCCCAATCCTACGAGCACATGCGGGATGCCCTGGGCCAGGAGGCGACGGCCGATCAGATCGAGACCCTCAAGCGACGCACGTTCTACGGCCGCGAGAAAGAGAACCTCATCTTCCCGATCGCGCTGGCCAACCTGGTGTTGCACGGGATCGACCAGCCGAAGCTCTGGCACGGCAACACCCTGACCGACGTCGCGGCCTATGCCGACCTCTTTCACGACGCCCCGGCTCAATTCGAGGTCATCCTGACCAACCCGCCCTTTGGCGGCAAGGAGGGCAAGGAAGCCCAGACCCGGTTCGCCTACAAGACTGGGGCCACCCAGGTCTTGTTCCTCCAACACGTCATCGACAGCCTGGCGCCCGGTGGACGTTGCGGCATCGTCCTGGATGAGGGCATCTTGTTCCGGTCCAACGAAACCGCATTTGTCCAGACGAAGCGGAAGTTGCTCGACGAATGCGACCTCTGGTCGATCGTCAGCCTCCCGGGCGGCGTCTTCTCGGCCGCCGGCGCCGGCGTGAAGACCAACCTCCTATTCTTCACCAAGGGGCGGCCGACGGAGCGGATTTGGTACTACGACGTCTCCGATGTGAAGGTCGGGAAGAAGACCCCGTTCACCGTCGATCGATTCGCCGACTTCTTCCGCCTCTTGCCCGATCGGGCTGACAGCGAGCGCAGTTGGACCGTCGAGCGGGCCGACATCGAGGCCAAGCGTTACGATCTCAAGGCCGTGAACCCCAACGCCCGGGGCGACCAGGACCGGCGGACCCCCGAGGAATTGCTCGATATCATCGAGGCCAAGGGCCGGGAAGTCGCGGAGGCGTTGTCTGCCCTCCGCGCCGCCTTGGCCGATGGTCGCCCGGGGCCGTAG